The Manihot esculenta cultivar AM560-2 chromosome 1, M.esculenta_v8, whole genome shotgun sequence genome has a window encoding:
- the LOC110630485 gene encoding probable ubiquitin conjugation factor E4: MASSNKPQRSLEEIEDIILRKIMLVSLTDSMVADSRIIYLEMTAAEILSEGKDLKMNRDLVERVLIDRLSGQFPGVEPPFEYLLGCYRRATEEEKKIANMKDKNVKLELESSIKQAKKLFISYCRIHLGNPDMFPFNSDPKKPNVSPLLPLIFAAVDGFNSGGTLPPPPRFLEDLFQEGDFDSLDPILKGLYEDLRGNVIKVSVLGNFQQPLRALLFLLTFPVGVKSLVNHPWWIPKGAYLNGRVIEMTSILGPFFHVSALPDHTIFKSEPDVGQQCFSEVSTRRPADLLSSFTTIKTLMNNLYDDLEKVLLTLLRNSDTRENVLQYLAEVINRNSSRAHIQVDPISCASSGMFVNLSAVMLRLCEPFLDPNLTKRDKIDPKYVFYSNRLDIRGLTALHASSEEVTEWINKENPGKAVVSAHSSDGESRLLQSQEATSSGSGAYNPASSSGKQAKYTFICECFFMTARVLNLGLLKAFSDFKHLVQDISRCEDTLSTLKAMQEQSPSPQLQLDIARLEKDLELYSQEKLCYEAQILRDEALIQRALSFYRLMVVWLVGLVGGFKMPLPPACSMEFASLPEHFVEDAMELLIFASRIPKALDGVLLDDFMNFVIMFMASPTYIRNPYLRAKMVEVLNCWMPRRSGSSATATLFEGHQLSLEYLVRNLLKLYVDIEFTGSHTQFYDKFNIRHNIAELLEYLWQVPSHRNAWRQIAKEEEKGVYLNFLNFLINDSIFLLDESLNKILELKELEAEMSNTTEWERRPAQERQERTRLFHSQENIIRIDMKLANEDVSMLAFTSEQITAPFLLPEMVERVASMLNYFLLQLVGPQRKSLSLKDPEKYEFRPKQLLKQIVHVYVHLARGDTENIFPAAISKDGRSYNEQLFSAAADVLRRIGEDGRIIQEFIELGARAKVAASEAMDTEAALGEIPDEFLDPIQYTLMKDPVILPSSRITVDRPVIQRHLLSDTTDPFNRSHLTVDMLIPNVELKVRIEEFIRSQELKRHGDDFSMQSSKATIQRTTGDMLID; the protein is encoded by the exons ATGGCCTCCTCTAATAAGCCCCAAAGATCCCTGGAGGAAATCGAGGACATAATCCTCCGCAAAATCATGCTAGTCTCCCTCACCGACTCCATGGTTGCGGATTCTCGAATCATCTACTTGGAGATGACCGCAGCGGAGATCCTTAGTGAAGGGAAAGACTTGAAGATGAATCGCGACTTGGTGGAACGCGTTCTGATTGATCGCTTATCGGGACAATTTCCCGGAGTCGAGCCTCCGTTCGAGTACCTCCTTGGCTGCTATCGCCGCGCTACGGAAGAGGAGAAGAAAATTGCTAATATGAAGGACAAAAATGTCAAATTGGAATTGGAATCTTCAATTAAGCAAGCCAAGAAGTTGTTCATTTCCTATTGTAGAATTCATTTAGGGAATCCGGACATGTTCCCTTTTAATTCTGATCCTAAAAAACCCAATGTCTCCCCGCTTCTGCCTCTCATTTTCGCTGCGGTAGATGGGTTTAACAGCGGCGGAACACTGCCGCCGCCTCCGAGGTTTTTGGAGGATTTGTTTCAGGAAGGGGATTTTGATAGCTTGGACCCAATATTGAAGGGGCTTTACGAGGATTTGAGAGGGAATGTTATAAAGGTATCAGTGCTGGGGAATTTTCAGCAGCCGTTAAGGGCGTTGTTGTTTCTACTTACTTTTCCTGTGGGTGTTAAGTCCCTTGTGAATCATCCGTGGTGGATTCCTAAAGGGGCTTATTTAAATGGGAGAGTTATCGAAATGACCAGTATTTTAGGCCCCTTTTTTCATGTTAGTGCATTGCCTGATCACACCATTTTCAAGAGCGAGCCAGACGTTGG ACAGCAGTGCTTCTCTGAAGTATCGACTCGTCGACCAGCTGATTTGTTATCTTCATTCACCACAATCAAGACTCTTATGAATAACCTATATGATGATCTAGAAAAGGTTCTCCTCACTTTGCTTAGAAACAGTGATACCCGTGAAAATGTTCTTCAGTATCTTGCTGAGGTGATCAATAGAAATTCATCAAGAGCCCATATACAG GTTGATCCTATATCTTGTGCAAGTTCAGGCATGTTTGTTAATCTAAGTGCTGTCATGCTTCGACTTTGTGAACCATTTTTGGATCCAAATTTGACAAAAAGAGATAAGATTGATCCAAAATATGTGTTCTATAGTAATCGTTTGGATATAAG AGGGTTGACGGCTCTACATGCATCATCAGAAGAAGTTACTGAGTGGATTAATAAAGAAAATCCTGGTAAAGCAGTTGTGTCTGCTCATTCTAGTGATGGTGAAAGTCGCTTGCTTCAATCTCAAGAAGCCACCAGTTCTGGTAGTGGTGCTTATAACCCTGCATCAAGTAGTGGTAAACAGGCTAAATACACATTTATTTGTGAATGCTTCTTTATGACTGCAAGAGTGCTCAACTTGGGTCTTTTGAAAGCATTTTCAGACTTTAAGCATCTAGTTCAG gACATTTCAAGGTGTGAAGACACTCTCTCCACGTTGAAAGCTATGCAAGAGCAGTCACCTTCTCCACAACTGCAGCTGGATATTGCTCGCCTTGAGAAAGATTTAGAGTTGTATTCACAGGAAAAGCTCTGCTATGAAGCTCAGATACTAAGG GATGAAGCACTTATTCAGCGTGCACTTTCTTTCTACCGGTTAATGGTGGTTTGGTTGGTTGGTCTGGTTGGTGGATTTAAAATGCCTCTGCCACCAGCATGCTCTATGGAGTTTGCATCCTTGCCTGAACATTTTGTGGAAGATGCCATGGAGTTGCTTATATTTGCTTCCCGAATTCCAAAAGCTTTGGATGGGGTCTTGTTG GATGATTTTATGAACTTCGTTATCATGTTCATGGCAAGTCCAACGTACATTAGAAACCCTTATCTAAGAGCAAAGATGGTTGAAGTATTGAACTGCTGGATGCCTCGTAGAAG TGGTTCATCTGCTACAGCTACTCTGTTTGAAGGGCATCAATTGTCCCTTGAGTATCTTGTCAGGAACCTCTTGAAGCTTTATGTTGACATTGAGTTTACTGGTTCTCACACCCAG TTTTATGACAAGTTTAACATCCGACATAATATTGCAGAACTTCTTGAGTACCTATGGCAGGTCCCTAGTCATCGAAATGCTTGGAGACAG ATTGCTAAGGAAGAGGAAAAGGGTGTCTATCTGAATTTCTTAAACTTCCTGATAAACGATAGCATCTTTCTTCTTGATGAAAGTCTGAACAAAATTCTTGAACTGAAAGAGTTGGAAGCTGAGATGTCAAACACTACAGAATGGGAGCGGAGACCAGCTCAAGAGAGGCAGGAGAGGACCCGTCTTTTCCATTCCCAAGAGAAT ATCATCCGAATTGATATGAAATTGGCAAATGAAGATGTGAGCATGCTAGCATTTACATCAGAGCAAATTACTGCACCTTTTCTACTTCCTGAGATG GTTGAAAGAGTGGCCAGCATGCTCAATTACTTCTTGTTACAACTTGTAGGTCCCCAAAGAAAATCTCTAAGTCTCAAGGACCCAGAAAAGTATGAATTCCGCCCAAAGCAGTTGCTTAAACAG ATTGTCCATGTTTATGTTCATCTGGCAAGGGGTGATACAGAAAACATATTCCCAGCTGCTATCTCTAAGGATGGTCGATCATACAATGAGCAG TTATTTAGTGCTGCAGCTGATGTACTTAGGAGGATTGGTGAAGACGGAAGAATTATACAGGAATTCATTGAGCTTGGTGCGAGAGCCAAAGTGGCAGCTTCTGAGGCAATGGATACTGAAGCTGCCCTTGGAGAGATACCAGATGAATTCCTTGACCCAATTCAA TACACTTTGATGAAGGATCCAGTGATTTTACCTTCCTCAAGAATCACGGTAGACAGGCCTGTCATTCAAAGGCATCTTCTTAGTGACACT ACTGATCCATTCAACCGCTCCCATCTCACCGTGGATATGCTGATTCCAAATGTTGAGCTGAAGGTGAGAATTGAGGAATTCATTAGATCCCAAGAATTAAAAAGGCACGGAGATGACTTCAGCATGCAGAGCTCTAAAGCGACAATACAAAGGACAACTGGAGACATGTTAATTGACTAG